The Epinephelus lanceolatus isolate andai-2023 chromosome 19, ASM4190304v1, whole genome shotgun sequence DNA segment TGATTATACAGTTCCTCAAAATGTCCAATATTAATCTGATTTTTCTCTTTAGCAAGTAGTCTGTGTGGTGGAATATTGTAACAGGACTAAGAGTGTACAGTCATGTGAGTAATTCAGTGAGGCTGCACTTATGCACAGTGGTGCTGGAGTTTAATGCTAATCTTGCTTACATTTGCCAGTCCCATGAATGTCAATCACATGCTGATGTGCTTTTCAGACACTTTCTTGATAAAGTGAATTCACATGAACTATCACGTTGTACTTCCAGGTTGGGTCGACAGATCAGCAAAGGCTTTGTGCAGCTCCCCTCAAAGAAGGAGGTACCTGAGTACTACGAGCTGATCCGAAAGCCTGTCGACTTCAGAAGGATCAGGGTACGTGTCACTGAACACCCTCAGAACTCACATACAGATATCACTGTTATCTTATCTGCTGAGAGAATCTCAAATAAAGGGAGATGAAACTCCAGCTGATACATAATACATCAAAAGACACACTAGTATCTGTATTAAATATTCAAACGCttcttttattaaataaatactgATTAAGAAAATGATATAAATAGTGCTTAGGTAGCCTACAGTGCGGTGCCAAATGGATGATGTACTTCTGAAATGTGTATCAGTATGAAAAAAACCTTCAAAGTAACTATAGTTAGCACTGAAACTCTTAATAGagccttttgcatttttacgtCACCTGAAGGCCTTTGTAGGTTCTTTACATGCCGACTGAGGGGAGGGGTATATAGTtgattgcaatctgcaacctcaccgctacATTCCATTAATTGGTTCAACACTTTGGGAAATACATGTATTTGCTGTTTAAAATTTCATTTACACCACATCAGATGTTGTGGCGTTTAGCTACAGGGTTGTGCGGAGGTGTGGGAGTGTCACTTAAATGGCGTGTGTGGGGGAGTGGAGGGTGGACACAAaccataaaataaacaatatccCCATCTCAGCGACTCTGTATTTGTCTCCAGTAAGTCTGTTGAATCTTCAGTCAGTTTGTATGTTGGTTTAAAAGACCTGTAGAATTCCTGTTGATGATCGTTACTGTGGTATCTTTACTGCCACAAAGACAAACTTgtgttcacacacaaacaaagcaaGCGCTCTCCTTTGTAGGATAGTACACACTGTTAATAGCCAACATACCTAATGTCTTTTACTTactgtaatgtttaaaaaatagtgACAGTATTGttcatgtggactggaggaccTCTCAGGCCCAGAACTGCAGCCTTGGTTCACTACCCATATTCTGAATGAACGGGGGTAATGGTGTTTTGGCCCTGACGCCggatttggtgtgaatgcagcctGAGTTCGATGAGAACATTGTTGCCACTTTCATGTGTATTAACTATGCAGCTACAGAGAGTTGTTTTGTTGGCACTGCgatgttgccaggcaaccagtggagactccaggaagtcactggGCCCAGCCAAGAAATAGTGCCCCACCCAAATTTCAGCCCttgtatggattaaacaaacaatatgtGTTAATGAATAtgttttagaggtgctggttggTAGATTTTGTCTAACTCTGGACAAAGCCAGACTAGCAGTTTCTCTCTGTtgccagtctttatgctaagataatcagcttaaagagacagttcacccaaaaacaaaaacacatattttaacttttacctGTAGTACgttttatcagtctagattgttttgagaAGTGAgatgccgagtgttggagataccagCTGTAAAGATGTTTGCCTTTTCTctgatataatggaactagatggcactcagcttgtggtgcttactGTAAGTGCCAAAAATATGGTCGAGAAACTCAATAGAagtgtctctctccagaaattATAACCAGGTTACTCAAGGTAATCCACaggccttgttgtgagcagtttcatgtaggaactattaaCTTTCTACCAAAGTACACCCGCctactgtatcactgtgcagaaggaagagtgcatctactcactgATGAGAGGTTCGTGCtcgtgacagcacaagatgtaacactgatggtgtcctcctcagctgagctgtaacattaccAAGATCAATGGTGCTAGGTAAGCTAGTAGTAGGTGCACGCTTCCTTTTGTGTGGTGATGTggtgggcaggtgtgaacatgAGAGTGGTCCTCATCCTCTCATCTAAGTCAGCAAGGAAGCAAATGAGTAACTGTCAAATTTTGAATTATTGCTTAAAAATGGGAGATTCAATTATTGTGAGACTTTGTGTgggtttgtgtctttgttttttgggaatgtactttttgtttttttcttatggGGAAATCCTGTCTTTCTTCTGCTGATTACTTATTGTGACTGTCACATTGAGGTTTTAATACTGACTCTGCTTCACAGGAACGTGTGCGTAACCACAAGTACAGAAGTGTTGGGGATTTGGAGAAGGATATTTTCCTCCTGTGTCACAATGCTCAGACCTATAACCTGGAGGGATCTCAGGTGAGCCCCAAAAAATTCTTCATTGAAATGcaacaaaattatttttcacagtCTCCATTTTATTATTGTAGTCGTAAATGGGTTGGATCTCGATGTGGTGAAGGATCCATGCAGTTTATGTACGTGGagggttgtgtgtgtttgtttgtttacctcTGCAGATCTATGAGGATTCAATTGTCATTAAGTCTGTTTTCGAGAGCGCAAGACAGCGAATTGTCACAGACGAGGAACAAAAAGAGACGGTTAGCGCCAGTCACAGCGATAATGGCGGTGGAGCTGAAGACCAATTTGTTCCATCAGCAGGTGAGAGTTAAAACGCTAACATCAGGAGgggttgtgtgtttttacaatgATCACAGGAAAGCAAAAAGAAGATGAGGACCCACACTGTCTGGCTAAAAATGATCATCTGTATAATTACTGTTTGCTGGATGCTCTTGTGTTTAAAAACTTGACTTTTGGATGAACTGAAAATAGACTCatccttttttgtgtttttgtaaccaGTGAAACCATTACCAGTCCAGCTAAAGAAAGGGAATAAGGAGGAGAGAAGCAGAAATACCATGGCCAAGAGGCTCCACAGTGATTTAGACAGTGATGAGGATCTAGAGGATAACACCACAAAAGATGAAGGTTGAACTAAAGGGCCCTCCATGTTTTTGTATTCTGGTTCATGTCTATTCTCTACCACATTCCTTTTCATTGGTTTCTCCATTTTCTGAgcaaaagaaaggaaaataaaactgGAAGGACCACTCAAAGAGAGCCACTTATGGAACATAAGATGACTCATGCCACTCAAACACGTCTTGCTGCACATAGTGCTATTCATTTCATTTACTGTAGCTGGTCTTTTATTATGACTCCCCTTTTATCTGCCTTAGTCTCTGTGATTGCTTCTGCAAATGTTATGTAAAACACCAGTTTCACTGACTGTTTTTAATCAGTATATTTGATTGTATGAAATGCCTTCATATGTCTTGGAGCATGAAATGTATCTCTCCTGAAGCTGGCTCCTCCAGAGTAGCACCCACTGATGACAATGTTGACGTGTTCAGGGTCTGAGAATCGAAGCACATGGGACGATGTTTTTAAAGGAAATGAATGTGATTTTAGAGATGATAAATCTTTGATTTAAAAAGCAGTGGAAGTATGAAGTCTTACTGAAGTATTACTGATAGTAATCCTTTTGTCTGTTTCTGgtacttggtgaaaaaagtttgGTTCTGATCAAGGGTACTcaagttgaacatttttatcCCTTGTGCTACAGTATATTCACATATTGTACAGTTTGTGTGAAAAGTAAGTTAAATACaaaatttcttttcatttactcTCCTGGTTGTTGGGGGGGAGGAATACATCATTGTTAAGACAATCCCTGGAAACATGTATCACTTAAACACTTGAGAAATAAATTTTACCAAAAGACCCATTGGTTGGTGATTatgatcattattatcattagttGTAATTATAGTGGCCATTTTTGTAGTACTTGCAGTAGTCATGAAGTCATGGATGATGACTGCAGAACAGAGAGGTAgtcatttaaatatatatacatatatgacaATATACATAACAGTATATAAACCACTATATTAACTGGAGACACTAAAGATGTTTTTTCAGTTATAGATATCACGATCAGATCTCACCCAGTTgattactaatatttttggtaTTACAAGTTTTCTGAGTTGTTATgttaaaatatgcaaattaaatatgcactgatttgtaaatgtccagaacagaaatctgaacattGGATAAAGCCAGGTTCaaaattcttgtttcattttactgaCATGTTAAGAGTCAAAGTTTTTCCAGAGGAATTACCTCTTACATAAATGTCTCTATTTATCActttaaaaataagaaaataaggcTGTGAATGACATATGAACAAAGACCAGTGTAAAAATCGTTTGATATCACTGTGATATGAGGCAAAATATTGTTTGTGAGTGACAAATCTGGTATAAGAGAATGTATGAATATAATGATTTCAAGCCTTTTGACTTTCAAGTTCACAAACATTATGAGTTAGAAAATGACATTGACCCAGAGACCCACTTCTACCAGGACATTAGAATGACTTGTGGGTATTATTCTGAGGACAAGTTCCATCCTGAAAGGGCTTTTCTGTGATCCACTTTAATAGTAGAAGTCTCTACAGTAACTTCTCCAAAATCAAAGATTACCTTCAACAGTTTCAGCAAAGATGTAGTGTAATAGAGCTAGAATAAAGAGCTGCAGGATGGATTAGAGGGTTACGAAATGTTTTGGCAAAATAGGGccaacgggggggggggggggggggggggggggggacaataTAACAACTGTTATTGATAATCTAATGGAATGTGTTACCATTGAAATTAGAGCACCGGGGTCCTGTATTGATCAGTTTAATAAGAAGATTTCTGAGTTATATGAAAAACATAATGATAAGGTGATTCTGGTTTGTGGTGACTTCAACATTGATTTGCTAAAATCTAATGATCATATGAAAACTGCTGATTTTGTAAATATTATGTTTAGTTTGAGTGTTTATCCATTAATTGTAAAGCCTAGCAGAATAACAAAGGATAGTGCAACATTGATTGATAATATCTTTGTAAATATAACTGATGGAAAGATAAAAAAAGTGGACTATTAGTAACTGATGTAAGTGATTATTTgcctgtttttgcagtgttGGAAATGGACAACAAGTTAACATTAAGTATGAATGGGCAGTTTACTATGATCATTTGTTACAAACCCATacaaataatataataacataCATTGTTGGAAATGACAACTCAGTTATTCAAAATATAGATGATATTGttaatgtgttgtgtgttaACTATTGACATGTCAGTTATAAAAGAAGTAATTGACTGTGTTCTCAAACCATTCACTTGTATATGTAATAAATCCTTTCTCACAGGTACTTCTCCTGATAAAATGAAAATTGCCAAAGTGGTTCCAATCTATAGAAATAGTGACAAACATATGGTATCAAATTATAGACCTGTGTCACTGGTACCTCAGTTTTCTACTTAAAATACTTGAAAAATTATTTGTAAACAGAGTGGACAACTTTGTTGCGAAATATGAGTTCTCTATCGTGTTGAGACTATCTCTCCACCCTACATATTCCATATGTACGGAGACTGACCCCCACAGGGACAGCTGACGTGGATATGAGTTACTGAGTGACCATCAATATGGGTTTAGGAGTAATTGATCTACATCTTTAGCAGTGATGAACTTAGTAGAAAATATTGCAACAGCAGTAGataaaaaaacagcacactgtaggtgtatttatttatttacataaagcgtttgacacaattgatcATTCCCTCCTTCTTCAGAAATTCAACGCTATGCTATAAGAGGTGTCGTGCATCTTTGGTTAAGAAGTTACTTAAATAACAGATATCagtttgaaaaaaatcaataatacTGAATCACATCTTAGAAGAGTAACCTATGGTGTTCCACAAGTTTCAGTACTGGGACCTTAGTTATTTATTCTTAATTTACATGATATTTGTAAGGTATCTAATATGTTGAAATTTGTAACATTTGCTGATGATACAAGTTTATTTTGTTCAGGAGACGACATGACAGAGTTATTAAAAAGGGTAAAAAGGGAAATGATCAAGTTGAAAACATGGTTAGCTGTTAATAAGTTAtcattaaatgaaaataaaacaaaatgtatggtGTTTGGTGGTGTTCGGGCTTATTGTGAAATGAAACTGAACTTCATTAGTGTTAAAATTGAAGGAGTATATGATGTGTTTTGGAGTGATTTTAGATCATAAACCATGTTGGAAGCCACATGGAGAATATATTAAACGGAAACTATCGAAATCTATTGCTGTTCTTTATAAGACAAGGGAGTTGTTCAACAAGAAATGTTTGTATATATTGTATTGTTCACTTGTAATGCCATATATGTCCTATTGTGCTGAAATTTGGGGAAATGCTTACAGAACAAATATAGATCCGATAACTAAACTTCAGAAAAGAGCCCTCAGAATAATACATAAAGCAGGTTATCGGGAATCTACAAATCAATTGTTTATAGCATCTTTACACCTTAAAATTTCCAGACGTGTATTTAAAAACATTGGAAATACTTTCTTGAGTTGTCAACAGAAACCTTCCTGTCTGTATTCAAAAATTCTTTAGATTAAGAGAAGGTAATTATAACTTAAAAGGGTTGTTAATTTATGAAACATGTAAAGTGAGAACCAATGTAAAATAcagatgtgtttcagttttgggAGTTAAGTTATGGAATAGACTCAGTGCTGATTTGAAATTGTGTAGCTCTctgttgaattttaaaaaagtcttaagaTGTAGAATGAATATGGattataatgtaaaatgatCAAATTGTAAAATACTTGAggattaattcatttattttcctttctaAAATAGGATAGGCAAAAATAAGCCTGGGGCTTCAGCCTATTCCTTTTTTGGTTACAGACTGTGAGACAATTTGTGTGAAATAATCTTTGTTTTTTCAGAAGTATGTAACCAAAATTAAaattcttcattcattcatttaaaaatctTCAGAATATAGACAGAAATAAAACTGGAAGGTTTGTGTCAATGATGTGTTGGTTCTACTGAAGTGGAGATCTCTGGCTCAAagtatgagaaaaaaagaataattcTAAGAAAATAATCTGGGTGACTTTGAGATTTTAGACTATTTTGCTTCCAATATACATCTTCTTTCAGGCAAGTGGAAAGAAAACATTCGA contains these protein-coding regions:
- the LOC117269243 gene encoding SWI/SNF-related matrix-associated actin-dependent regulator of chromatin subfamily A member 2 isoform X2, with translation MQRETSSGPSRVRKKTSESRSQEMAAADPDSQPADCTQPEAGANGTLEEMEEDITLKKRKSEQHGEKELQATQETGEKVKRKRGRPPAEKLPPNPPELTRTLSTLVDMVINYKDGLGRQISKGFVQLPSKKEVPEYYELIRKPVDFRRIRERVRNHKYRSVGDLEKDIFLLCHNAQTYNLEGSQIYEDSIVIKSVFESARQRIVTDEEQKETVSASHSDNGGGAEDQFVPSAVKPLPVQLKKGNKEERSRNTMAKRLHSDLDSDEDLEDNTTKDEG
- the LOC117269243 gene encoding SWI/SNF-related matrix-associated actin-dependent regulator of chromatin subfamily A member 2 isoform X1, with protein sequence MEEDITLKKRKSEQHGEKELQATQETGEKVKRKRGRPPAEKLPPNPPELTRTLSTLVDMVINYKDGLGRQISKGFVQLPSKKEVPEYYELIRKPVDFRRIRERVRNHKYRSVGDLEKDIFLLCHNAQTYNLEGSQIYEDSIVIKSVFESARQRIVTDEEQKETVSASHSDNGGGAEDQFVPSAVKPLPVQLKKGNKEERSRNTMAKRLHSDLDSDEDLEDNTTKDEG